The following are from one region of the Nitrospirota bacterium genome:
- a CDS encoding thioredoxin domain-containing protein: MPEQSRPNRLVHEKSPYLQKHATNPVDWYPWGREAFERAGKEDKPVFLSIGYSTCHWCNVMEEESFSDPEVASLMNDAFVSVKVDREERPDIDNVYMSVCTMMAGSGGWPLTVIMTPEKKPFFAGTYFPKRSMRGRIGMMELIPRVKTLWQTERDKVLNAAEEVTASLLKTSGNIPGGRLGESVLDTAFEGLSRIFDFDWGGFGEAPKFPMPHYLFFLLRYGKRKGEPRALKMVEHTLEGMRLGGMYDHLGGGFHRYSTDREWLLPHFEKMLYDQALLALACLEAFQATGRELFARTAREVFSYVLREMASPEGAFFTAQSADVEGEEGKSYLWSMKEVREVLGEEDAALFARVFGLTEEGNVIDPVEGERTGKNVLHLKEPPGEAAAGAGVTEAHLENLKGRLLEARGRRRPPDTDQKVLADCNGVMAAALARAAQVLGEDDYAEAARRAVRFILGSLRDQEGRLLHRYRDGEAAVPANADDYAFLIWSLIELYEADFDAGHLTRALELMEEFVRHFWKEDTGGFYFTADYAEPLIVRKMEFYDAAVPSANAVSMLNLLRLARLTGRRALEERAVELEQALAGNVRESPSAHMQFLAALDFALGPSHEVVVVGGPGAPDTREMLSALRSRFIPNAVVVLRPSGEEEPPIAGLAGFTREMATSGGRATAYVCREFACELPTTDTGRMLELLGEAS; the protein is encoded by the coding sequence ATGCCTGAGCAAAGCCGTCCGAACCGCCTCGTCCACGAGAAAAGCCCCTACCTGCAAAAGCACGCCACCAACCCCGTGGACTGGTACCCCTGGGGCCGGGAGGCCTTCGAGCGGGCCGGGAAGGAGGACAAGCCCGTCTTCCTCTCCATCGGCTATTCCACCTGCCACTGGTGCAACGTCATGGAGGAGGAGTCCTTCAGCGACCCGGAGGTCGCCTCCCTGATGAACGACGCCTTCGTCTCGGTGAAGGTGGACCGCGAGGAGCGCCCCGACATCGACAACGTCTACATGAGTGTCTGCACCATGATGGCCGGAAGCGGCGGCTGGCCCCTCACGGTCATCATGACCCCGGAGAAAAAACCCTTCTTCGCAGGAACGTACTTCCCCAAGAGGAGCATGAGGGGGCGCATCGGGATGATGGAGCTCATCCCCCGGGTCAAGACCCTCTGGCAGACGGAGAGGGACAAGGTCCTGAACGCCGCCGAGGAGGTAACGGCCTCCCTGTTGAAAACCTCGGGCAACATCCCCGGCGGGAGGCTCGGGGAGAGCGTCCTCGACACGGCCTTCGAGGGCCTCTCGCGCATCTTCGACTTCGACTGGGGCGGGTTCGGCGAGGCGCCCAAGTTCCCCATGCCCCACTATCTGTTCTTTCTTCTGCGCTACGGCAAGAGAAAGGGCGAGCCCCGGGCCCTGAAGATGGTGGAGCACACCCTGGAGGGCATGCGCCTCGGGGGGATGTACGACCACCTGGGCGGTGGCTTCCACCGCTACAGCACCGACCGTGAGTGGCTCCTTCCCCATTTCGAGAAGATGCTCTACGACCAGGCCCTCCTGGCGCTGGCCTGCCTGGAAGCGTTCCAGGCCACCGGCAGGGAGCTCTTTGCCCGGACCGCCCGGGAGGTCTTCTCCTACGTCCTTCGGGAAATGGCGTCCCCCGAGGGGGCCTTCTTCACGGCCCAGAGCGCGGATGTCGAGGGCGAGGAGGGGAAGAGCTACCTCTGGAGCATGAAGGAGGTGCGGGAGGTCCTGGGCGAGGAGGACGCAGCCCTTTTTGCCCGGGTCTTCGGGCTTACCGAGGAGGGCAACGTCATCGACCCCGTGGAGGGGGAAAGGACCGGCAAAAACGTCCTCCATCTCAAGGAGCCCCCGGGCGAGGCCGCGGCCGGGGCGGGTGTAACGGAGGCCCATCTGGAAAACCTCAAGGGCAGGCTCCTTGAGGCCCGGGGACGCCGGAGGCCACCGGATACCGACCAGAAGGTCCTCGCCGACTGTAACGGCGTTATGGCGGCGGCCCTGGCCCGGGCGGCACAGGTTCTGGGCGAGGATGATTATGCCGAGGCGGCCCGGCGGGCCGTGCGGTTCATCCTCGGCAGTCTGAGGGACCAGGAGGGGCGCCTCCTTCACCGCTACCGGGACGGGGAGGCCGCCGTCCCGGCCAACGCCGACGACTACGCCTTTCTCATCTGGAGCCTTATCGAGCTTTACGAGGCGGACTTCGACGCCGGGCACCTCACGAGGGCCCTGGAGCTCATGGAGGAGTTCGTCCGCCATTTCTGGAAAGAGGACACCGGGGGGTTTTACTTCACGGCCGATTACGCCGAGCCCCTCATCGTGCGGAAGATGGAATTTTACGATGCGGCCGTCCCCTCGGCAAACGCGGTCTCCATGCTCAACCTCCTCAGGCTGGCCCGCCTGACCGGCCGCCGGGCGCTCGAGGAAAGGGCGGTGGAGCTCGAGCAGGCCCTGGCGGGAAACGTACGCGAGAGCCCCTCTGCCCACATGCAGTTTCTGGCGGCCCTGGATTTCGCCCTGGGACCGTCCCATGAGGTTGTTGTGGTGGGCGGGCCGGGGGCCCCCGACACCCGGGAGATGCTCTCCGCCCTGAGGAGCCGTTTCATCCCCAACGCCGTCGTTGTGCTGCGCCCTTCCGGTGAGGAAGAGCCCCCCATCGCCGGGCTGGCCGGGTTTACCCGGGAGATGGCCACGTCCGGGGGTCGGGCCACCGCCTATGTCTGCCGGGAGTTCGCCTGCGAGCTTCCCACCACGGACACAGGCCGGATGCTGGAGCTCCTTGGAGAGGCTTCGTGA
- a CDS encoding DUF1992 domain-containing protein, with amino-acid sequence MRAIARIAEERIRKASEEGAFVDLPGAGKPLDLREDAFVPEDLRMAYRMLKNAGCIPPELELQNEIMSLRTLVESIDDDQERLRALRVMNRKILELNLMRPARPVNLDAFPAYEQALFERLYKKKA; translated from the coding sequence ATGCGTGCCATCGCCCGCATAGCCGAGGAGCGCATCAGAAAGGCCTCGGAGGAGGGGGCCTTCGTCGACCTCCCCGGGGCCGGCAAGCCCCTGGACCTTCGCGAGGACGCCTTCGTCCCGGAGGACCTCCGCATGGCCTACCGCATGCTCAAGAACGCCGGGTGCATCCCGCCGGAGCTGGAGCTTCAAAACGAGATAATGTCGCTCCGCACCCTCGTGGAGAGCATCGACGACGACCAGGAGAGGCTCCGGGCCCTCCGCGTGATGAACCGCAAGATTCTCGAGCTGAACCTCATGCGCCCCGCGAGGCCCGTGAACCTCGATGCCTTTCCCGCCTACGAGCAGGCTCTCTTCGAGAGGCTTTACAAGAAGAAAGCCTGA
- the sdhD gene encoding succinate dehydrogenase, hydrophobic membrane anchor protein produces MKGALPWFLHRVSGVLLFLGLALHFYVMHVALKENLGYEAVMARLRSPWWMAFDILFLAAALYHGFGGLWGMADEYIHEGRSRRAVKSILLGAAGGLGVVGLYVLTLA; encoded by the coding sequence GTGAAGGGCGCCCTGCCCTGGTTTCTTCACCGGGTAAGCGGCGTTCTGCTCTTTTTGGGCTTGGCCCTGCATTTCTACGTCATGCACGTTGCCCTGAAGGAGAACCTGGGCTACGAAGCCGTCATGGCCCGTCTTCGGAGCCCCTGGTGGATGGCATTCGACATTCTGTTTCTGGCCGCGGCCCTCTACCACGGCTTCGGGGGCCTCTGGGGCATGGCCGATGAGTATATCCACGAGGGGCGCTCGCGCCGCGCGGTAAAGAGCATCCTCCTCGGAGCCGCCGGGGGCCTGGGGGTTGTGGGCCTTTACGTCCTTACGCTAGCATAA
- the sdhC gene encoding succinate dehydrogenase, cytochrome b556 subunit has product MIPFRYKRSTGSFAWMLHRLAGAALTGYLFLHMHVLASLRDPERFAALMALMKHPLVKAGELGLLALVLLHGLNGLRVTLLELGLPTRTQKPLFYGGMALGAFVLVAGAFVLFGGQA; this is encoded by the coding sequence ATGATTCCTTTCCGGTACAAGCGAAGCACGGGCTCTTTTGCCTGGATGCTGCACCGCCTGGCGGGGGCGGCCCTTACGGGCTACCTGTTTTTGCACATGCACGTGCTGGCCAGCCTGCGGGACCCGGAGCGGTTCGCCGCCCTCATGGCCCTCATGAAGCACCCTCTGGTGAAGGCGGGAGAGCTGGGCCTTCTGGCGCTGGTGCTGCTTCACGGCCTGAACGGCCTCAGGGTCACGCTCCTTGAGCTGGGCCTTCCCACCCGGACGCAGAAGCCTCTTTTCTACGGGGGCATGGCCCTGGGGGCCTTCGTGCTTGTGGCCGGGGCCTTTGTCCTCTTCGGGGGGCAGGCGTGA
- a CDS encoding NAD-dependent malic enzyme yields MRYPSPSYSITIRVEIENRIGMFARIASAIGAAGGDLGAVDIVRVEKGRIIRDITVNARDAGHERAIVHAIRELDGVHVRRVMDRTFSAHQGGKIEIHSRFPVRDRSDLSMVYTPGVARVCQDIARSKEHAYRYSIKGNAVAIVSDGTAVLGLGDIGPEAAMPVMEGKAMIFKEFAGIDAFPITLATTGVKDIVATVKNISPPFGGINLEDIAAPRCFEVEARLREALDIPVIHDDQHGTAVVVLAAFINVGRLLKKDERKLKVVIAGAGAAGMATAGILLAHGVKDIVVADRAGVIYEGRRARMDPYKKDLAKRTNPRRVKGTLKDALRGADVFIGLSVPGIVGVQDVKAMGPEPVVFALANPEPEIAPEDAIQVARVLATGRSDYPNQINNMLSYPGIFRGLLDVRATGVNEQIKIAAADAIAHVVQAEDLHEDYIVPSIFEKRVVQAVAHAVAEAARKAGLARPPRHHQA; encoded by the coding sequence ATGCGATACCCCAGCCCCAGCTACAGCATCACCATCCGGGTGGAGATAGAAAACCGCATCGGCATGTTCGCCCGCATCGCCTCGGCCATAGGCGCGGCCGGAGGGGACCTGGGGGCGGTGGACATCGTCCGGGTGGAGAAGGGCAGGATAATCCGGGACATCACGGTCAACGCCCGGGACGCCGGGCACGAGCGGGCCATCGTCCACGCCATCAGGGAGCTTGACGGGGTGCACGTCCGGAGGGTGATGGACCGGACCTTCTCGGCCCACCAGGGCGGGAAGATAGAAATCCACAGCCGCTTTCCCGTCAGGGACCGCTCGGACCTCTCCATGGTCTACACCCCGGGGGTGGCCCGCGTCTGCCAGGACATCGCCAGGAGCAAGGAGCACGCCTACCGCTACAGCATCAAGGGCAACGCCGTGGCCATCGTCTCCGACGGCACGGCGGTCCTGGGGCTGGGGGACATCGGCCCGGAGGCGGCCATGCCGGTGATGGAGGGCAAGGCCATGATATTCAAGGAGTTCGCCGGCATCGACGCCTTCCCCATCACCCTGGCCACCACCGGGGTGAAGGACATCGTGGCCACGGTCAAAAACATCTCTCCGCCCTTCGGGGGCATCAACCTCGAGGACATCGCCGCCCCCCGGTGCTTCGAGGTGGAGGCCCGGCTCCGCGAGGCCCTGGACATCCCCGTCATCCACGACGACCAGCACGGCACCGCCGTGGTGGTGCTGGCCGCCTTCATCAACGTGGGAAGGCTCCTCAAGAAGGACGAAAGGAAGCTCAAGGTGGTCATCGCCGGGGCGGGGGCGGCCGGGATGGCCACGGCCGGGATACTCCTGGCCCATGGGGTGAAGGACATCGTCGTGGCCGACAGGGCGGGGGTCATCTACGAGGGAAGGCGCGCCCGCATGGACCCTTACAAGAAGGACCTGGCCAAAAGGACCAACCCCCGCAGGGTAAAAGGGACGCTCAAGGATGCCCTGCGCGGGGCGGACGTCTTCATCGGGCTTTCGGTGCCGGGCATCGTGGGCGTGCAGGACGTCAAGGCGATGGGCCCGGAGCCCGTGGTCTTCGCCCTGGCCAACCCCGAGCCCGAGATAGCGCCCGAGGACGCCATCCAGGTGGCGCGCGTGCTGGCCACCGGGAGGTCGGACTATCCCAACCAGATAAACAACATGCTGAGCTACCCGGGCATCTTCCGCGGGCTCCTGGACGTGCGGGCCACGGGGGTGAACGAGCAGATAAAGATAGCCGCCGCGGACGCCATAGCCCACGTGGTGCAGGCCGAAGACCTGCACGAGGACTACATCGTCCCAAGCATCTT